The window CGCTTCCCGGCAGCAAGATGGCCTCGGCCGGCGCCGACTGGCAGACCAACGCGGCCACTCAGATCGCGTGGGGCCTGAAGTACATCGCCGACGCCTACGGCACGCCGTGCAGCGCCTGGGGCCACTCGCAGGCGATGAACTGGTACTGAGCCCGAGCGGGCCGGAGGTCACGCACCGTGACGGGCCTATCCTGAGAGGCGGTCGAGCGCTACGGTGACTGTGACGGCTGGGGAGCGTCGCGAATCCGAGGAGGAGTGGTGCTCGATCCCGTCGCCTGGCTCGATGTCCCGCAGGAGGTCTCGACCGGCACGCTGCCCGGCTGGGAGCGCGTGGACGAGATCGTCCGGGAGGCCCACGCCCGCTATGCCGGTGAGCGCGGAGGGCGCGTGGCCGACTACATCCCGGTGCTGGCCGAGGTGGACCCCGAGCTGTTCGGTCTCGCCGTCATCGAGGTCGGCGGCGGGGTGCACGACGCCGGAGACGCGCTGCACCCGTTCTCGATCCAGTCGATCTCGAAGATGTTCGTGTACGCCCTGGCGATCCAGGAGCACGGGCACGAGCGCGTCCGCGACATCGTCGGCGTCAACAACACCGGGCTCGCGTTCAACTCGGTCGTCGCGCTGGAGCTGAACGAGGGCCATCCGCGCAACCCGATGGTCAACGCCGGCGCGATCGCGACCACGGCGCTGATGCCGGGCGCGACCGCGGTCGAACAGTGGGAACGGGTGCGGGAGGGGCTGTCGGCGTTCGCCGGACGGCCGCTGAGCCTCGACGGCGAGGTGTACGCGTCGGAGGCGGCGTCGAACGACCGCAACCGCGCCCTCGGCTGGCTGCTCAAGAGCTACGGACGCCTGGCGGGCGACCCGGACGAGATCGTCGATGTGTACACGCGGCAGTGCGCGCTGAGCGTGACGGCGCACGACCTGGCCGTCATGGGGGCGACGCTCGCCGACGGCGGCGTGAACCCGATCACGGGGGAGCGCGTGGTGACGGCGGACGTGTGCCGCGACACGCTCGCGGTCGTCGCAGCGAGCGGACTCTACGAGAACTCCGGCGACTGGTTGTTCGAGATCGGTCTCCCGGCGAAGTCCGGTGTCGCGGGAGGGATCGTCGCGGTCTCGCCGGGCAAAGGGGCGGCCGCCGGGTTCTCGCCGCGGCTGGACGACGCGGGCAACTCCGTGCGGTCGCAGATGGCGATCGGCCATCTGTCGCGCTCGCTCGGGCTCAATCTGTTCGCCTCCGCACCCGCGCAGGCGGACGACTCGGGGAGCGGTCCCCGACCGGCGGAGAAGGAGCGATCATGACGGAGACGGTGCAGGCGCCAGCGAAGACCTCGTGGCTGCCGATGGTGAGTCTGTTCCTCGCGCAGGTGCTGATGTCGTTCAATGTGGCGGCGCTGCCCATCTCCCTGGGCGGCATGGTCGGTGAGTTCGGCGTGCCGCCGACACTCGCCAGCACCACCATCGTGATGTACGGCCTGGCGGTCGCGGCGCTCGTGATGACGGGCGCGAAGCTCGGGCAGCGCGTCGGCTGGGTGCTGATCTTCCGGGTGGTGGTCGCCCTGTTCGCCGGCTCCGCGATCATGATGCTCACCGCCCCCGGCATCTGGTGGGCGATCGCCGGTCAGGCGGTGGCCGGGGCGGCCGCGGCCATCATCGTGCCGTCCATCGTGGCGCTGATCGCCGAGAACTACCGCGGATCCCAGCAGGCCACCGCGATCGGGGCCATCGGCTCCGCCCGCGCCATCTCGGGTGTGAGCGCCTTCCTCATCGGCGGCACGCTGGGCACGCTCGTCGGCTGGCGCCCGCTGTTCTTCATCGTGCTGGCCGTCGCGGTCGCCGTCTTCGCCCTGAGCTTCACGCTGCGCGGCGACCGCGGCGACGCCTCCATCCGCATCGACCTCGTGGCGTCGCTCCTGATCGGCGGCGCGATCGTGCTGCTGACGCTCGGGTTCAACAACCTCAACAGCTGGGGTGCGCTGGCCGCATCGCCGGCCGCCCCGTTCAGCGTGCTGGGGCTGTCGCCGGCACCGCTGTTCATCGTGCTCGGCCTCGTGCTGGGGCAGGCGTTCTTCCTGTGGACGCGGCGGCGCATGGCGGAGGGCAAGGTACCGCTCATCGACCTCAGTGTGCTGGGGTCGTCGCGCGAGCGTGCCGCCGTCTACGCCATGTTCATCGTCGTGGGGCTCGAGGCGTGCGTGAACTTCACGATCCCGCTGTACATCCAGATCGTGCAGGGGAGGACCCCGTTCGACACGTCGCTGGCGATGATGCCGTTCAACCTCACGGTCTTCCTGACCGCGACTCTGGTCGTGCGCTTCTACAAGCGCTACCCCCCGCGCACCATCGGGGTGTTCGGCTTCATCCTCACCACCGCCGCGCTCGTGTGGCTCTCGGTCGTCGTGACGAACAACTGGGAGACCGTGCCGACGATCGCGGGGCTGATCGTGTTCGGTATCGGACAGGGCGCCCTGGTCACGCTGGTGTTCAACGTGCTGGTCACGGCGGCCCCCGCGGAGCTGGCGGGCGACGTGGGCTCCCTGCGCGGCACGACGCAGAACCTCGCATCGGCGGTGGGGACG of the Microbacterium sufflavum genome contains:
- the glsA gene encoding glutaminase A, whose protein sequence is MLDPVAWLDVPQEVSTGTLPGWERVDEIVREAHARYAGERGGRVADYIPVLAEVDPELFGLAVIEVGGGVHDAGDALHPFSIQSISKMFVYALAIQEHGHERVRDIVGVNNTGLAFNSVVALELNEGHPRNPMVNAGAIATTALMPGATAVEQWERVREGLSAFAGRPLSLDGEVYASEAASNDRNRALGWLLKSYGRLAGDPDEIVDVYTRQCALSVTAHDLAVMGATLADGGVNPITGERVVTADVCRDTLAVVAASGLYENSGDWLFEIGLPAKSGVAGGIVAVSPGKGAAAGFSPRLDDAGNSVRSQMAIGHLSRSLGLNLFASAPAQADDSGSGPRPAEKERS
- a CDS encoding MFS transporter, which translates into the protein MTETVQAPAKTSWLPMVSLFLAQVLMSFNVAALPISLGGMVGEFGVPPTLASTTIVMYGLAVAALVMTGAKLGQRVGWVLIFRVVVALFAGSAIMMLTAPGIWWAIAGQAVAGAAAAIIVPSIVALIAENYRGSQQATAIGAIGSARAISGVSAFLIGGTLGTLVGWRPLFFIVLAVAVAVFALSFTLRGDRGDASIRIDLVASLLIGGAIVLLTLGFNNLNSWGALAASPAAPFSVLGLSPAPLFIVLGLVLGQAFFLWTRRRMAEGKVPLIDLSVLGSSRERAAVYAMFIVVGLEACVNFTIPLYIQIVQGRTPFDTSLAMMPFNLTVFLTATLVVRFYKRYPPRTIGVFGFILTTAALVWLSVVVTNNWETVPTIAGLIVFGIGQGALVTLVFNVLVTAAPAELAGDVGSLRGTTQNLASAVGTALAGALLVSLLALNVGRAVVEHPELPPSLVAQVPMDDVNFISNDDLRVVLESTDATEEQVDAAVAVNEQARLSTLKLGLLLLAAVSALAILPASRLPQYRPHEIPDPSPSSGSD